The following is a genomic window from Malus sylvestris chromosome 12, drMalSylv7.2, whole genome shotgun sequence.
ACACATGCTATGATTATTTCATGGCACTTTTCAAACGGATGCTTCCGAAAGATAATGTTTTGCCTCCATCACATTATGAAGCAGATAAGATTTTGAAAGATTTAGGGTTAGGGTGTGAAAAAATTCATGCCTGCAAGTATGATTGTGTGTTGttttacaaagaaaataaagcgTTAGATCAGTGTCCTGTTTGTAATGAGCCTAGGTATCATAAGAGTTCTCCGGACAAGAAGCGAAAGATTCCGAGAAAAGTGCTACGATATTTTCCACTTAAGCCAAGATTGCAACGGCTGTACATGTCAGTGCACACGGCCAATGATATGATGTGGCATAAGGAAAAGAGGGTTGATGATGTCATGCGACATCCCGCTGACGGAACTGCATGGAAAGAGTTTGACAATATATATCCTGACTTTGCAGCAGCCCTCGGAACGTGAGGTTAGGCCTTGCCACGGATGGATTTAATCCATTCAATAATATGAGTAAACCTTATAGTATGTGGCCTGTGGTGGTTGTTCCATATAATTTGCCGCCTTGGAGATGTATGAAAAAAGAATTTTCCATTATGACATTGCTAATCCCAGGTGATAAAGCACCTGGAAGAGAAATCGATGTGTATTTACGATCGTTAATTGATGAGTTGAAAGAATTATGGGAAAATGGTGTGCCGACATATGATAAGGCTACTAATTATGTGTTTAACTTACGTGCGGCATTGATGTGGACAATCAATGATTTTCCAGCTTACGCAAATCTATCGGGATGGGGCACTAAGGGCTATAATGCATGCCCTGTTTGTAATGAGGACGGAACATCAGAAAGGTTCAGCGACAAGATTTGTTACATGGGACATCGACGGTGGCTACCTTGGAATCATGCATGGCGGGATAACAAAGACTCTTTTGATGGGAGAACTGAATATCGTGCTAGACCTCGGGAGTTCTCAGGGGAAGAGATTTTAGCACAAGTTGCTAATTTAAATTTTGGTCGGATGGGTAAACATGACAACAATCCGgacaagaaaatgaagaaaacgcCTGAGCATCGAAATTTGTCGAAAAAAAGTGTGTTCTTCGAGTTGGAGTATTGGTCAAAGTTGAAAATCAGGCATAACTTAGATGTGATGCACATCGAGAAGAATGTTTCTGATAGTGTTGTTGGAACAATACTGGACCTAGAAGGAAAATCTAAAGACACGCACAAAGCTCGCAATGATTTGATGAACTTGGgcataaaagaaaatttgtgGTTAGAGTGGGACGGGAGTAAGTGGAATAAAGGTCACCCGTTTTATACCGTGGAACCAAAGTTCCAAAAAGAATTCCTTGAGTTTTTGAAATGGGTAAAGTACCCAGATGGATATGCAGCCAGTATCTCTCGAAATGTGAAAGTCGGTGAGAAAAAGATTTCCAGATTGAAGAGTCATGATTGCCACGTGTTATTGCAGCGACTTATTCCCGTGGGTATTCGAAAATTTTTGCCGGAAAATGTGGTTGAACCGATCATTGAATTATCGAGCTTCTTTCAGCAAATATGTGCCAAAACGTTGTGTATGGTAGACTTGGAAAGGCTGAAAGAAAATATTGTGTACATATTGTGCAAGCTTGAACAAATATTTCCCCCTGCATTCTTTGATGTAATGATTCACGTCATGATCCACTTAGTAGATGAAGCGATACTTGCTGGGCCTGTTAATTTTCGGTGGATGTACCCTATAGAAAGGTAGCAATATTATTCTCCCATTTAATCTCATTGTTCTTATGAAATTGTAAATTTAAATTGTAACACTTTAATTTCTTTGCAGACTATTGGGAAGGTATAAACGCTATGTGCAGAACAAAGCACGTCCTGAGGGATCTATTACAGCGGTATACCTTTCAAATGAATCCCTCACTTTTTGTGGGATGTATCTCCGTAATGTTGAAAGTTCTTTTAATCGACGTGAACGAAATATTGATGGTGGCGTGCAACTAGAGAAGCTTTCTGTATTTGCTCAAATTGCAAAACCGTTTATGGGTAGTTCAAGTGTTGAATTTACTAGTGCTGACATGAAGATAGATGAGtggtttatattcaacaattgTGACGAGGTGACACCATTCCTTGAGTAGGTGACATATTCTGTATTTACTTTAAGTAGTCTTTTTTCCCCACTCTAATATTTATTTGACTTATTAAGCAGGGAACATGAGGAAATAATAAAGCGTGAAAGTAGTTCAAACGTGGAGCAAAGACACAAAGATAAGTTTCCTTCTTGGTTTCGTGAACATGTAAGTCGAACTTTGTAGTTATTGTAACGTGTTgcattattttaaaataatttgtgCATAACATTGTCCATCATATTACTAGATGAGGAGCTTGGGAAAGGAAAAGTCACCTTTATATAATGATGACTTGTTTGAGTTAGCGAGAGGTGCTGTGCGAGCTGAAACATATCAAGGTTGTGTTGTGAATGGGGTTAAGTTTGTAGTTGCCGAACGAGATGATAGATTAATCACTCAGAATAGTGGGGTGTATGTGCCTGGAGATGTCGATACTGGAGAACTAGAATTTTATGGAAAGTTGACTAGTGTCATTGAATTGTTATATAGACAGGGGTATAAAGTGGTGTTATTTAAGTGCCACTGGTTCAATACAGACCCTTCTAGACGAGGGAGTATAAAGCGCGACTACCACTTAATATCAGTCAACACAAACATTCGTTGGTATGATAATGATCCTTATATTCTTGCCACTCAAGCGAAGCAAGTGTTTTATGTGGCTGATCCTAAGGCAGGTACTGGTTGGAAAGTAATTCAAAGAATTCAACATAGAAATGTATGGGATATTCTGGAAAAGGGGAACTCTGAGGGTGATAATAGTGATGATGATGTGACATACCAAGAGAACTCTTCATCAGACATTCCTGATATGGCACAAGTACAACACATTGATGAAACTCTGACTTCGTACTGCTTGGAAAATGTTCATCCAGTTGCAGTTGAGATTGACTCCATCATTATAGATCTTGGGGCTCTTCCtagaattgatgaaaatgaattCATTTACAATTATAATGAAGAAAGTAGTATAGATACTGATGACTACATAAGCAATGAGGAAAATAGTAGTCATGGTGATGATAGTTCAAGCAGTACTATTGATGACGATAGTGATCTAGATTATTAGTAAGTCAGTATTTAGTTTGCTCATTGTGTTTTTGTCTAAATAATTTCGTCATTTTGTATATGCATTTTCCTTACCACATTAATTTgctaacttgtttgtttgtttttgtatcCGTTTTCCATGTTTTTATTGGAAAATGAAATAATTGTATTTTCTTTGATTGAATCGCATATATGGATGAAAAACATGTTCTTAATTGAACTATTTCATTTGGGTTCGAGTTTTATGATCTAGGTTTCCAATTTTTGGTTGATTTGGCCATCCATTTGTATAATATTGTTGAAAACAATGTCCTTTGACTTTAATTCCAGATTTCCACTGTAATTTTTCGATATTGTGGTCTAGGTTTGAcatatttgtttttcctttctatAACACTTGCAGGTTGTCTATGGCTCAGTGGAATTCTGGGCTAGATGGCTTACAACTGGTATCAACACGACATGGAGACCAATGTGAGGATCATTCACACCAGGTAATTTTGATATTTGAGGATTAACTTGATTAGTAGATGTCTATATCTTCTTGTTTACACTGATAAAGATTATAAACAATGATGAATTAGAATGCTTTAAGTATAGTTTATTTATGTTTCCAGGTGCATATGCTTATGTTCTACAGTTATAACCTACTTAGCTAGGTGATTGGTATTGTTATGTTTATATAACTTATAGACCTTTCAAGGATTTATATGATCTACTTATCATGCTGCCTTGTTTACAGAGTGTGATAATCATGTTGCCGTGCTGTTTATAATGTTTATCTTGTTGTTTACAGTGATGAATGACATATAAGTAGTTGATGCTAACTTGATTATTACATGGTATCTATTAAACATGTAATTTTGCTAGGTTGTGATGCTGCATGGCGTTGGTAAGTTAACTTGATTAGTAGATATCTTTATCTTGTTGTTTACACATTTATGGTTTCATAAGTTATTTGTTTAGAAATACCACTCTAGTGTGGCCTTGCGTTCCTTAATGTCAATGATATTTAGCACCCTTAACGTTTGCTAATcaagttttttaatttgtttttcttctacAGTTGTTTGATACTGGAATGTTTCATGATGATCCTTATCGTTTCCCGATTTCATGATGCTGCATATCAACTTGATGAGGACTATAGTGAGAATGGTGATACTTAAGGATATTTTATCTATATTATAGTAATCTCGAAATGAAAACatagatatttttggattttgtaACTACACCGAATTGTGAACCTTACATTAGTTTATATTACATGAATTTTGTGTTGTTCCTACATTAATTCTTGATTCACGCCCCTTCTCGATCTCTTAAGCTTGCTTGTTTGTGAtggttaaaaatattattaaaaattagaaaatattggACTTGACATGTTTTGTCGGCACAAAATTAATTAGCCGACAAATGTTTTTGTTCACAAAAGATTCAACCAACTAATTATTTTGTCTACACAAGTAATTTGAGCCGACAAACCAATTTGTTGTCATAGGACTACGTAGCCGAAAAACCATTTTGTCACGACAAGATTACTTAGCCGCCAAAATGTTTTGTCGCGACAAGATTACTCAGCCGACAAAATATTTTGTCGCGACAAGATCACTAAGCCAACAAATAACTTCATCGCGAAAAAACAACCTATGCTGACAAAATATTTTGTCGCAATGTTGTTTTGGTGACGGGCATAATTTGACGGCTGAGATTTGTCGCCTTAAAAATGAGCCGACGAAATATCAAGATTTGTCGAGAAAGATCTTGCGTGACATGCTTTTAGCGACAAAATTGCCGACAAAATTTTTCGTTGGGAAAGGCTCTTTGCCGACGAATTTTGACTTTTGCCGACAAACTATTTTTGTCGGCAAAGTGGAAATTTCTAGTAGTGGTAGTATTATcgacacactcatttttacttttcacgcaaatatttaattttttatcttcAGATCGAATGAGTTCAAGAAgattaatgataaaaaaattaataaggacGTGCAGAAAGTAAAAATGTGAATGTAGCACTATTAACAGAAATGAATGCATGCATTATCCTATATGAATTTTCCAGGGTTGGGAATGTTGATATTTGACGTCAGGGCGTTCACATAACTTGAATttctatatttttaaatatCAATATGTTATTGACATGTTTGGATGACTGGGTCATTTGACACATAAAATAAGCTAGTCCCTCAAGGGAGAGtatgtaataattcaaaactgataaataataataataagtggGTTTTATAATGTCATATATTGTGTGATACAGTAAAAATGCAATTCTAAATTatacaattgaaattaaacaaatttttaTACAGTTGAAATCAAACCAATTTTCTAACTTTATAGCTCGTTCGTAATTTCCTATGcatataataaatataaaaaactaaaaaattataatcacaATTATACACCATTTTATGTGGCTTGTCACGTTATATATCATTGCTTCACTTATGAATTCATGTGAGGTCGTTATATATTAAACTTAATCTGCCTAGCTAGccacatttttaatattaggcAGAAATATACATCTTCACGTATTTGCATGTCatgactaaaacttttgttGCCCAAGTCGGGTGAGGAAGGAGTGGGGACCTGATGTCGCCACTCGCCACTGTAGGGAAAGCAGCCCTTCGTTTCTTTTATCAGTTTGGTAGGGAAAGCGGGCAGCCCTACGTATCTTTTGCCAATTCGAAGCTTCGTATCTTCCAAACATTTCTATATGCGcgtttctttattttcttccgcggtcaaattttgaaaagcttCTGTGTTGTTGcggttttaatttttcttttttatgagaCTTCGATTGTTTGAATGACTGAAAGACAATATTGGAGAAACATACTAACGAAGGGTTAGTTCGGTTGTTTAACACAGAGGAATGAAAAATGATGGATTCCACATTGGGTATATAACAACGTAACATACAATTAATACATGAAAGATTTTACTCCTAATAATATCGAGACATTTTGTGATACAAACCTAACACTTGGTAATAGGTGGTTAAATTAGAAAAATACCGATAATATTAGTGATGAATCATGCTAGACCTAAAAATTTATCAAGAAATTGGGAGAAGTGAGTGTGTGTTTTCTTTCTCATTAACTGAATTATATAGAATTAGAGTTACTTGGAGACTCGGAGACTAATATTTACAAATTAACGTAAAGAATCAAGGAAGAAGTTACAGTACTAGTAAAACCATGTCATGCATGGACTATTGGACGGTTAAGTTTTGTCCATGTTCTGAAGGGTGGCAGATTGTGTGCCCACCTGTTAGTTATGATATCCTTCTCATCTCCTCCTATTTATACTATCATGATTaaaccacatcaacattttatattcttattgctttttgtcttattatttttataaaaaaaatttaatataaaatattgacatgatttaagggaactttaacgaaaagcacccgatactgttcactttaacgaaaaaccacatttttacactaaaaagtcaatccttgtactattcactttaccctttattttgtccttatcattaaaactcaaagttttcaaaccatttttattaattttcctatAATTTAATCGTAATtgcacaaataaaaagaaatgagaATGACATCATACCATAAGGGCAGATAATCTGCCTCTGTTCTGAAGACATTTCAGCGAGGTCTCGAGGAAACAgtaaagttttgtctcattgcGCGTGAAATCCCATGATTGTCACTGTAGTCTGCAACCCTAAACGGTTTTGACTAATTGACTTTAGTCTTCCTCAGAAACCAAACAGACTTTTATATAATCTCTCTAACCTTCTTTTACGattgaaaattcaaactcaGATTCGATCAAATATTTGGGGGGCCATGAGTCAATTGGTATTATCTTaagggacttggattctctgccctcccatttaggTGTCAtttccgtgccctcctgttttgtgtggtcacggttaagccacgtcaatattttatattatttttttataaaaataataaaacaaaaataaatagtaatataaaatgttgacgtggcttaaccgtgaccacaaaaacaggagggcacgagaaGGGCACAGAAattggagggcagagaatccaagtcctatCTTAAGCATGCGCCCGAATCTTTGCGACAGATTTGTAATGTCGGTGTGGGAATAGTGGTTTACTCACTGTTTGTTTAATTGCCTTCAAATCAAGATAGTTTATGTCATCGAATAAAATATGGTCATGTTGCACTCATTAGAATGAGCGGTTTACtcattatgtttgtttaattgTCTTCAAATTAAGATATGTAtatgtgtttgggcccaaaatactaGTTTGGGCCGAACTTAGAATTGTTTTCGGCCCGGAAGCATTCCTCAGAGGTCGGTCGTGTCCTATCAGAATGGGTAGTTGAATCTTGATACAATAAGGAGTCTTTGCAGGATGAGGATGCTGAAACTTGGGAATAAATAAGGCCTGATAAGGGGAtgagttcaaagtcctaatagGAGTAGGATTGGTCGAGATAAGATTGGATCGGGGTAAGGAGTCCTAATCTGAGTATAGTTTTGATTTGATCAGAAACAGGTTTGCTATTATAAATAGAGGGAGGAGTGTATCATTTAAACCTTCTCCAATTCAatacacaaactgccctgcgcaaattctcgctctacgcgaaacctctcaacaaccttgagatttttattttatttttcgccgacacatcttcagtttagataaacaacaCTATGAAGGCAATCAgaaaacatcttcagtttggataaacagcactgcgtcgaggctgactggttatctatccaagtcccGGTCGAGAAAGACTTTCGGGTCTTTATTGGCAGAgttcatctcatcagcctttttggcgaggtgaggtgttacagtttaccagggctcggcacattgaatgccgagttgttttatgattggatactcacaagtacattttagagttcggcacGCCGATGGCCGAACTACATTCACCATTAAGACATTTATCTCTTTCGAGTATCTGTGTCCGTATAGTCTAGTACCTATTCGGCGTAGTTACATTTTCACGACTAATATAACTGAAACCGAGCCCGGCACCGACAATtcgtgaacttcgcagaactagcagccttgttttcaggctctagaacctgaaggtcgagagtgttccttcctcagccgcAATCGTAAGATTGAGAAGTCAACCGCgcactcaacgcaacatcaacccATTTTACTCATCGACCGAGCTTGGCCGACAAGTTGGCACACCCCGCATCAACcgaaagacgtagttagctcactAGTTACTTGGCTTGCgcgccatgtaggcttggtagtttttagggtcaacattttggcatgcccagtgggaccaagtgctaaaactacgaagttcatgaccatCGAGACACAAtcggttaaaaagaaaacaatcatgtGAAAGTCAACGACTGATCTGCCAGTTCGGAGTCATGGACAAAAAGTGTCACATGCGCGAAATCCACTCGTTGCTCTGACCCTTGAGACTGCAAGTGTGACACACCGAGAAAATGAAGTTTGTCTCGGTACCCAGTCCCGAAATATAGAAGTACCAAACTGAACCACATGCGTTTTCATTAAAGGAATAGTGGATGACTGCGACAAAAGCGGTGGTGAAAGCTTTGACCCTCCAACTAGGTTGTTTCTTCGAAGACGACTTGACGAGCAATCTTGGCAGGTTGAACAGACAGTTATCCAAAAAATGAACAGTTTGCTCAAGGTAATATAAAGTAATGGTGAGACATACACCCAATTGCTCGAATTATTAGTTAGCAGAGTTTTCACAAGGGGACCTGCTGATCAGTCTCGACAATTTCCACTAAAAAGTAATCCGCTACAGGCCGAAGTAGGATCTACTTGGCCCAAAA
Proteins encoded in this region:
- the LOC126593613 gene encoding uncharacterized protein LOC126593613; the encoded protein is MDREWIRNPNRVSREYLNGISKFFKSASKHVNAEGYTKCPCQNCNNCRLKSLREIQQDLGRYGMSFNYTTWTHHGERLRTVSSCSNPQPMSRPITEIGSDNDHVMNVINDLHPHTHVSQNNALEEDDNTISNDNVEVDESSMPREEHEKFERLLKQAQRELYPGCEGFSVLTAIVEFMHGKVMFGMSNTCYDYFMALFKRMLPKDNVLPPSHYEADKILKDLGLGCEKIHACKYDCVLFYKENKALDQCPVCNEPRYHKSSPDKKRKIPRKVLRYFPLKPRLQRLYMSVHTANDMMWHKEKRVDDVMRHPADGTAWKDPRNVRLGLATDGFNPFNNMSKPYSMWPVVVVPYNLPPWRCMKKEFSIMTLLIPGDKAPGREIDVYLRSLIDELKELWENGVPTYDKATNYVFNLRAALMWTINDFPAYANLSGWGTKGYNACPVCNEDGTSERFSDKICYMGHRRWLPWNHAWRDNKDSFDGRTEYRARPREFSGEEILAQVANLNFGRMGKHDNNPDKKMKKTPEHRNLSKKSVFFELEYWSKLKIRHNLDVMHIEKNVSDSVVGTILDLEGKSKDTHKARNDLMNLGIKENLWLEWDGSKWNKGHPFYTVEPKFQKEFLEFLKWVKYPDGYAASISRNVKVGEKKISRLKSHDCHVLLQRLIPVGIRKFLPENVVEPIIELSSFFQQICAKTLCMVDLERLKENIVYILCKLEQIFPPAFFDVMIHVMIHLVDEAILAGPVNFRWMYPIERLLGRYKRYVQNKARPEGSITAVYLSNESLTFCGMYLRNVESSFNRRERNIDGGVQLEKLSVFAQIAKPFMGSSSVEFTSADMKIDEWFIFNNCDEVTPFLEEHEEIIKRESSSNVEQRHKDKFPSWFREHMRSLGKEKSPLYNDDLFELARGAVRAETYQGCVVNGVKFVVAERDDRLITQNSGVYVPGDVDTGELEFYGKLTSVIELLYRQGYKVVLFKCHWFNTDPSRRGSIKRDYHLISVNTNIRWYDNDPYILATQAKQVFYVADPKAGTGWKVIQRIQHRNVWDILEKGNSEGDNSDDDVTYQENSSSDIPDMAQVQHIDETLTSYCLENVHPVAVEIDSIIIDLGALPRIDENEFIYNYNEESSIDTDDYISNEENSSHGDDSSSSTIDDDSDLDY